The window CGTGGCTCAAGGAACACCTAACGATGTTATGAAAAATAAAAATTCATTAACGGGTCAATATTTATCTGGTAAAGAGAAAATAGAAATTCCTGAAAAACGAACCAAAATGGATAAAAAGAAATTACTATCATTAATTGGTGCGACCGGTAATAACCTTAAAAATGTGACATTAAATATTCCAGTTGGTTTATTTACTTGTATTACAGGCGTTTCGGGATCAGGTAAATCAACGCTGATAAATGATACTCTGTATCCATTAGCACAAAATGAGCTAAATAGAGCTGAAAAAAGTGATATTTCTCCTTATAAAGAGATTAAAGGGTTAGACTATTTTGATAAAGTTATTGCTATTGATCAAAGTCCAATAGGCCGTACTCCTCGCTCAAATCCGGCAACCTATACTGGCTTTTTTACTTCAATACGTGAGTTATATTCTGGTGTGCCTGAAGCAAGAGCGAGAGGATACAATCCAGGACGTTTTAGTTTTAATGTTAAAGGTGGACGATGTGAAGCTTGCCAAGGTGATGGCTTGATTAAAGTTGAGATGCACTTTCTACCTGATGTCTATGTTCCCTGTGATGTCTGTCAAGGTAAACGTTATAATCGTGAAACTCTTGATATTAAATATAAAGGCAAGTCAATTAATCAAGTTTTGGATATGACTGTCGAGGAAGGACGAGATTTCTTCGATGCAGTGCCAATGATCGCACGAAAATTACAAACCTTAGTTGATGTCGGTTTATCCTATATTAAGATAGGTCAATCTGCGACGACGCTATCTGGTGGTGAAGCTCAACGTGTTAAGCTGGCGAAAGAGTTATCAAAACGTGATACTGGTAAAACATTATATATTCTTGATGAACCAACAACAGGTCTACATTTTGCTGATGTTAAACAATTATTGAATCAACTTCATCAACTGCGTGATCGAGGTAATACGATTGTCGTGATTGAACATAATTTGGATGTTGTGAAAACAGCTGATTGGATCGTCGATTTAGGGCCAGAAGGTGGTAGTGGGGGCGGTGAAATTATTGCCGAAGGTACTCCAGAAGATGTCGCAAAATGCAAACACTCATATACAGGAATGTATTTAAAACCTATACTAGCTAAAAAATAGCTAGAACATTTAAGGGATAATTCTTGCTGCTAATTGTTATTATGTTGATAGTCGCATACTTATGCGGCTCATTATCAGGTGGATTGATTTTTAGTAAGATAATGCACCTGCGTAATCCTAGTGAGTTTGGTTCCCATAATCCTGGTGCGACTAATATGTTGCGGGTTAATGGTAAATTTCCCGCATTTTGTGTCTTACTATTTGATATGTTAAAAGGATTATTACCTGTTTATATCTCTTATCGGCTTGGTATTGCCCCGTTTTTCTTAGGAGTAATTGCCATTGCCGCCTGTCTTGGGCATATTTTCCCCTGTTTTTTTCATTTCCATGGTGGCAAAGGCGTTGCAACAGCAATGGGATCTGTCATTATGCTTGGCTATGATTTTTCTGGATTACTTCTTGCTACTTGGGTGATCGCTGTTTTAGTCACCCGTTACTCTTCTGTTGGTGCTATTATTACTTTTTTATTGGCTCCGCTATATGTTTGGTTTATTCGCCCAGAGATGACAATGCCAGTTGCGATGTTATCCTGTCTTATTATTGTGCGCCATAGCAGTAATATTCAGCGGTTATTTAAAGGTGAAGAACCAAAAATCTGTTTTAAATCTAAGAATAAACCAATACAGTAACAGATTAATTCAATTACCGTAGATGTGCTTATTTATCCTAGAATCAGTATGACTATCTTGTCTAAGATTCTTTGGTTTTAATGTAATTTAATTCATAAAAATCAATCGCATTGATCCCCAACTTAGTTAAAATTTGCCAATTAGTGATGTCTATATCTTCATCTTTAATCGAAAAATCTGGTTTTGTTACTTGAGCAAAATCTTATAATCATAAATAGAGAAAAATATATATTCATAAGGAGTACGAAAATGAAACACATACAGCAGGCAATTGAAAAATCAGCAGCAGATTTTGTTGAATTGAGACATCAAATTCACCAACATCCCGAATTAGGATTTGAAGAAGTTAATACAAGTGATCTTGTGGCAAATAAATTAGCACAATGGGGCTATGAAGTACATCGAGGTTTAGCAAAAACAGGCGTGGTTGGCGTACTTAAAAATGGTACTAGTCATAAACGTATCGGTATCAGAGCAGATATGGATGCATTACCTATTGTTGAAGCATCAGGCAAATCATGGAGCAGCCAAGTAGAAGGGAAGTTTCATGGTTGTGGTCATGATGGACATACTACAATTTTATTATGTGCCGCTAAGTATTTGGCTGAAACGCGTAATTTTGATGGTACGTTACATGTTATTTTCCAGCCAGCAGAAGAGTTATTATATGGTGGAAAAGTGATGGTTGATGATGGATTATTTGAAAAATTCCCATGTGATATTATTTTTGGAATTCACAATATGCCAGGTTTTAAAGAACAGCACTTCTATTTTAAAAAAGGTGCATTCATGGCATCTTCAGATACGATCCATATTCATATTAAAGGTAAAGGGGCTCATGGTGCAATGCCAGAGAAAGGTATAGATGCAACAGTTGTTGCCTGTTATATCGGCACGGCATTACAGACTATCGTTTCTCGTAATGTTTCACCATTTGCACAATCTGTTGTCACTATCGGTAGTATTCAATCTGGTCAAGCACCAAATGTTGTCAATGGTGATGCAATCATGAAATTAAGTGTAAGAGCATTAGATAATGATGTGCGTGCTTTGCTTCTAAAACGAATTTCCGAAATAGCAAAAACACAAGCGGAAAGTTTTGGCGCCTCAGCTGAGATTGAACACGTTAACGGTAGTCCAGTATTAATCAATGGCGTTGATGCAACACAATTTGCGCTAGATGTTGCGGCATCTTTATTCGGTGAAGATCGCGTTCATGATGATTGCCATCCATTTATGGGAAGTGAAGATTTTGCTTTTATGTTAGAAAAAAATCCTAATGGTTGTTACATGATGATTGGTAATGGTGATGAACCTGGCTTCTGTAATGTACATAATCCTGGTTATGATTTTAATGATAAATGTATTGTCCCGGCTGCGACCTATTGGGTGGCATTAACTGAAACATATTTAGCTAAATAATCAGAATAAGGAGTTACTATGTCGAATAGAAAAAATCCAGCGGTACCCTTTAAAGGTAATGATAAGTTAACACTTGGGATTGTATTAGGGGTAATCACATTCTGGTTATTTGCACAGTCACTTGTTGGTGTTGTGTTACATGTTCAATCCAGTGTTGGACTAACTTCAGATGCATTCAATTTAGCCGTAAGTTTGACTGCATTATTTTCAGGTTGTTTTATTGTTGTAGCGGGTGGATTAGCTGACCGTTTTGGGCGAGTTAGATTTACCTATTTAGGTTTTATTCTAAGTATTATCGGTTGTCTTTGTTTGATTTTTGCAAAAGGTGAAATCTTATTTACGATTGGTCTTATCATTCAGGGCTTGTCGGCTGCATGTATTATGCCTTCAACATTAGCATTAATGAAAACATATTATGATGGAAAAGAGCGTCAAAGAGCATTAAGCTTCTGATCAATAGGCTCTTGGGGTGGCTCAGGTATCTGTATCCTTGCAGGGGGGGCAATTGCAACTTATTTAGGTTGGCAGTGGATCTTTATTATCTCTATAATTTGTGCTGTGTTAGGTATGTTATTGATTAAAGGAACTCCTGAAAGTAAGATTGAAGATCCATCAAGCTTACCTAAATTTGATTATATTGGACTTTTCCTGTTTGTCATTACATTACTAACATTAAATCTGGTGATTACTAAAGGTTCTACTTTTGGTTGGACAAGTACGACGACATTAACAATGGCTGCGATATGTATCATATTTCTGATCTTATTTTTAATTATTGAAAAACGTAAAGCAAATGGTGCTTTTATTGATTTCTCATTATTTAAAAATATGCCTTATAGTGGCGCTACATTTTCTAATTTTATGTTGAATGCTGTTGCCGGTACACTGATTGTTGCGAGTACCTATATACAACAAGGTCGCGTATTTACTGCATTTCAAACCGGATTATTAACTATTGGTTACTTAGTTGCCGTATTAGGAATGATCCGTGTTGGTGAAAAAATTCTACAGAAAGTTGGTGCTAAAAAGCCGATGTTATTAGGTACATTGATGACCGGTGTAGGTGTCACATTAATGATGTTTACTTTCTTATCGGATACTCATTATATTGTTGCGGTTTTTGGCGGATACATTTTATTTGGTCTCGGTTTAGGTTTTTATGCAACACCGTCAACAGATACTGCCATTTCTAATGCACCTGAAGATCGTGTTGGGATTGCATCGGGTATTTATAAGATGGCTAGTTCGTTAGGTGGTGCATTTGGTGTGGCGATTTCTGCTTCAACTTATGCTGCAATTGTTGCGAGAGGCCAAAGCCTTGATACGGCAGCAACAATTGGATTAGGTGTCAATGTTGGTTTTTGTATACTATCATTTATTTCAATTATTATCTTAGTTCCAGCGAGTAAAAAGTAGGTTATCTGTTATTGTTGCTTTAAGGGATATCTAAATGATATCCCTATTTTTTTGTATGTACTGTCGGTAATTTTAGATGCAAATAAATCGCAAATAAACGGATTGTTAATGTGACGATAATTCCCAATAAATTTGCGGTTTCTAATGCAAGACCTAAACATAAATAGCATGTTACATGTACTGCGCCACCAATTAGACAAGCTGTTGCATAGATATCAGTTCTAAACACCATTGGAATATCACGAGCTAAAACATCACGTAAAATTCCGCCTCCTACACCAGTCAATACTCCCATACAGATCATAATTAAACCATTGACATCGCATGCTGCTGCTTTATTAACACCAATTCCTACAAAGACAGCTAGACCAATTGCATCGAGTATTGGCAGTAACCATTTAGGATACATGTCTATGGAACAGTAGCGAATGATTAACATAGTAAAAAGAGATGTAATAATCGCAACCCAAAGATCAGTCGAATCTGTAATCCAAAATATTGGGCCATTATTGAGGATAATATCGCGAATAGTCCCGCCACCAATGGCAGTAATAACCCCTAAAACCAATGCGCCAATTGGATCCATCTCTTTTTTTGAAGCAAGTAACACACCTGAAATTGCGAAAACAATGGTACCTAAAATATCACACCAAAATATATAATTCATATAAATCCTGAGTGATTACATTTGTTTTAACATTGACTCGACAATCAACGAAGATTGTTTTGCTGCTAGTGGTAAAAATTCATCAAAATTAACCGCAGATTTTTGATCTCCATTATCTGAGATTGCACGTACGACAATAAATGGAATAGCAAAAAGCCAGCAAACATGAGCAATAGCAGTAGCTTCCATTTCAACAGCTATCGCGTCCGTAAAGTTTTGTTTGATTTTTTGTAAGGCTTGCTCACTATTAATAAAACTATCGCCGCTAGTAATTACCCCTTCAACTGCATTAACGCCTTGTTTTAATATCGCTTTTTTAGCAATATTTTTCAAATTATCATCGGCAGTAAAGGCGATAGGACATCCTGCCATTTGACCTAGTTCATAACCAAATGGTGTAAGATTAACATCATGATAAATGGTGCTTGTTGAGATAACGACATCACCAATATTCAATCGAGTATCTAATCCGGCAGCTGAACCAGTGTTGATAACTGCATTAATTTCAAATCGACTTAAAAGTAAGGTAGTTGCTGTAGCCGCAGCCACTTTACCAATACCGGATTTTAGTAATACGATATCACAACCTTCAATTTGGCCGATATAAAAGTCAAAACCTAAAAAATTATCAATTTGACAGTTAGTGATTTTGTCTTTAAGGATGGAAACTTCTTCTTCCATTGCAGCGATAATAGCAATTTTCATGATAACCTAGCTTAAAAAATTTGATGTATTGGTGATATAAAAAAATCACACGGGTGGTGGATATGATAAGTTTAATAACGGGTTATTACAATATTATTCTCGTAATTAAAATTAGGTCTTGTACTTGCATATTACGGTTTTTTTAGTATAACTATGTCGTCTATTTGCAAATGGAGTTATAAGATGAAATCAGTATTCATAACGGGCTGCTCAAGTGGCATTGGCTTATTAGCAGCAAAATCCTTGCGGGACAGAGGTTATCGAGTGATTACATCATGTCGAAAACCACAGGATTTGGAACAATTAGTTACTCAAGGATTTGATGCTGTCTTACTCGATTTAGATGATCCTAATTCAGTACAACAAGCCGCTGAGCAGGTTTTATCTTTAACTGATAATAAGCTATATGCGCTTTTTAATAATGCTGGGTTTGGTGTGTATGGTAAATTAGATAGTATTAGTCGCCAGCAAATGGAAGCTCAGTTTTCAACGAATTTTTTTGCGATTCACCAATTAACCCAGTTGCTGTTACCCGCTATGTTAAAGCAAGGGGAAGGACGAATTATACAAACGAGCTCAATTGTCGGGATTATAGCTACTCCAGGGCGTGGGGCTTATAGTGCGAGTAAATACGCTTTAGAGGCATGGTCTGATGTATTACGATTAGAGCTGGCTAAAACAAATATTAAAGTCTGTTTAATCGAACCAGGACCGCTAAAAACTAATTTTTCTGCTAATGTTGAACAAACAGAAAAAAATAGAGTAGTCAAAAACCCACCAATAGCTAAGCGTTTTACGTTACCGCCTGAAGCTATTTTGCCAAAACTTTATCATGCTTTAGAGAGTAAATCACCGAAAGTCCGTTACCGAGTTACTTTTGTGACACAACTTGCTGCAGTAGGTAAACGCTTGCTACCAGACAAACTAATGGATAAAATTCTTGTTAGTAAGTAAACTGTCCAATTAAGTATTGTAAAAGTAGGATATTCGCTATGCAAAATACATTTATTTTTGATATAAATGAACAAAATATTCAGCAAGTATTGCAAGAATCGACTAAAGTTCCAGTTATGTTTTACTTTTGGTCAGAGCGTAGCCCACATTGTCAGGAATTAACACCTACATTGGAGCGTATTGCGCAGGAGTACCAAGGTAAATTTATTTTAGCTAAGATGAATTGTGACGAACAGCAAATGCTTGTTTCACAGTTTGGTCTACGCGCTATTCCAACGGTCTATCTATTTCAAAATAGTCAACCCGTTGATGGTTTTCAAGGTCCACAACCCGTTGAGGCTATCAAGGCTTTATTAGATAAAGTATTACCAAATGAAGACGAGCTTAAATTACAAGAAGCTCAGCAGTTAATGAGTGATGAAAAATATTCTCTAGCGTTACCACTATTAAAACAGGCTTGGACGAATCTACATGATCACTTAGGTAAACCTCGTAGCGATATTGCTTTCCTACTAGCTAAGGCTCAAATTGAACTTAAATTGCTTGACGACGCGAAAGCTTGTTTAGCAACGATTCCATTACAGGATCAAGATTCAACCTATCATGGTTTAAATGCTGAAATTGAATTACTTGAACAAGCTGCTAATTCGCCGGAGATTCAGCAATTACAATCAGCATTGAATAATGATCCAAATAATATCTCATTAGCAATTCAACTTGCTTCACAACTAATGCAAGTGGGACGTCATGAAGAGGCGCTGGAATTGGTATTTAAACCGTTAACCAAAGATTTAAATGCGGGTGATGGACAAGCGAAAAAAGCCTTACTTGATATGCTAGCGGCTTTAGGGTCTGGTAATGCGATCGCGGCAAGTTATCGACGTAAGCTGTATACATTATTGTATTAAGATGACTAATAGCGGAACAATCGTCATTTATAGCTTGAATTAAAGTATGGTTTTTATACTAGATTAACATGTTACAGCAATATTATAACGAAAAATAGAATACGCTATTCTATCGTCACTTAGATTGCGATTTACGACAGCTTAAGAGCAAATTTGTATTTTTTACTGCATTTCCTGTTGTAGGTATAGTATATTACTTGGATATAACGTGTGATAAAAATTAAATGAGGTAAAGTAAATGGTAAACATTATTAATTCAGAACATGCACCTGCTGCGATCGGGCCCTATGTGCAAGCGGTTGATGTAGGTAACTTATTATTTGTTTCTGGTCAGTTACCTCTTGATCCTAAAACAAATGTTATGCCAGATGATGTTAGTGCTCAGGCTAAACAGAGTTTAGCCAATATTAAAGCGATATTAGCAGCCGCTAATTGTCAGGTCGCAAATATTGTAAAAACCACAATATTTTTAGCTGATATGAATGATTTCGCTGCGGTGAATTCTGCATATGAGCAATTTTTTAAAGACAATAATGCTTCATTCCCTGCGCGTTCTTGCGTACAAGTTGCTCGTATACCGAAAGATGCAAAAGTTGAAATTGAAGTAATTGCCGCTAAATAAATACCTATTAATATTTGCTACTTGTAATGGGATTTCCAACAAGTAGTAAATATCTGATTATTTTTTATCCTCATTCTGTTCACTAAAAAATAGATTTTTATAAAGCCCATTTTCTAACTAAATTTTTTTATTCTTATCGCTCGTAACCCACATACCATTCATATTACAGTATGCTATGATATTACGTAGTAAAGTCTTACTATCTTTTTCACCTGTTACATAGCTAAAAAAATAACCATTATCTTTTCATAGGAGTTGTATTGATGAACAATTTTTTAAAAG is drawn from Orbaceae bacterium BiB and contains these coding sequences:
- a CDS encoding TRIC cation channel family protein, which translates into the protein MNYIFWCDILGTIVFAISGVLLASKKEMDPIGALVLGVITAIGGGTIRDIILNNGPIFWITDSTDLWVAIITSLFTMLIIRYCSIDMYPKWLLPILDAIGLAVFVGIGVNKAAACDVNGLIMICMGVLTGVGGGILRDVLARDIPMVFRTDIYATACLIGGAVHVTCYLCLGLALETANLLGIIVTLTIRLFAIYLHLKLPTVHTKK
- a CDS encoding RidA family protein translates to MVNIINSEHAPAAIGPYVQAVDVGNLLFVSGQLPLDPKTNVMPDDVSAQAKQSLANIKAILAAANCQVANIVKTTIFLADMNDFAAVNSAYEQFFKDNNASFPARSCVQVARIPKDAKVEIEVIAAK
- a CDS encoding SDR family oxidoreductase — protein: MKSVFITGCSSGIGLLAAKSLRDRGYRVITSCRKPQDLEQLVTQGFDAVLLDLDDPNSVQQAAEQVLSLTDNKLYALFNNAGFGVYGKLDSISRQQMEAQFSTNFFAIHQLTQLLLPAMLKQGEGRIIQTSSIVGIIATPGRGAYSASKYALEAWSDVLRLELAKTNIKVCLIEPGPLKTNFSANVEQTEKNRVVKNPPIAKRFTLPPEAILPKLYHALESKSPKVRYRVTFVTQLAAVGKRLLPDKLMDKILVSK
- the mtnN gene encoding 5'-methylthioadenosine/S-adenosylhomocysteine nucleosidase, translated to MKIAIIAAMEEEVSILKDKITNCQIDNFLGFDFYIGQIEGCDIVLLKSGIGKVAAATATTLLLSRFEINAVINTGSAAGLDTRLNIGDVVISTSTIYHDVNLTPFGYELGQMAGCPIAFTADDNLKNIAKKAILKQGVNAVEGVITSGDSFINSEQALQKIKQNFTDAIAVEMEATAIAHVCWLFAIPFIVVRAISDNGDQKSAVNFDEFLPLAAKQSSLIVESMLKQM
- a CDS encoding M20 aminoacylase family protein, with translation MKHIQQAIEKSAADFVELRHQIHQHPELGFEEVNTSDLVANKLAQWGYEVHRGLAKTGVVGVLKNGTSHKRIGIRADMDALPIVEASGKSWSSQVEGKFHGCGHDGHTTILLCAAKYLAETRNFDGTLHVIFQPAEELLYGGKVMVDDGLFEKFPCDIIFGIHNMPGFKEQHFYFKKGAFMASSDTIHIHIKGKGAHGAMPEKGIDATVVACYIGTALQTIVSRNVSPFAQSVVTIGSIQSGQAPNVVNGDAIMKLSVRALDNDVRALLLKRISEIAKTQAESFGASAEIEHVNGSPVLINGVDATQFALDVAASLFGEDRVHDDCHPFMGSEDFAFMLEKNPNGCYMMIGNGDEPGFCNVHNPGYDFNDKCIVPAATYWVALTETYLAK
- the plsY gene encoding glycerol-3-phosphate 1-O-acyltransferase PlsY produces the protein MLLIVIMLIVAYLCGSLSGGLIFSKIMHLRNPSEFGSHNPGATNMLRVNGKFPAFCVLLFDMLKGLLPVYISYRLGIAPFFLGVIAIAACLGHIFPCFFHFHGGKGVATAMGSVIMLGYDFSGLLLATWVIAVLVTRYSSVGAIITFLLAPLYVWFIRPEMTMPVAMLSCLIIVRHSSNIQRLFKGEEPKICFKSKNKPIQ
- a CDS encoding co-chaperone YbbN, which produces MQNTFIFDINEQNIQQVLQESTKVPVMFYFWSERSPHCQELTPTLERIAQEYQGKFILAKMNCDEQQMLVSQFGLRAIPTVYLFQNSQPVDGFQGPQPVEAIKALLDKVLPNEDELKLQEAQQLMSDEKYSLALPLLKQAWTNLHDHLGKPRSDIAFLLAKAQIELKLLDDAKACLATIPLQDQDSTYHGLNAEIELLEQAANSPEIQQLQSALNNDPNNISLAIQLASQLMQVGRHEEALELVFKPLTKDLNAGDGQAKKALLDMLAALGSGNAIAASYRRKLYTLLY